One Castanea sativa cultivar Marrone di Chiusa Pesio chromosome 4, ASM4071231v1 DNA window includes the following coding sequences:
- the LOC142630961 gene encoding TMV resistance protein N-like: MAFVISKGASSSSFTHQPKNFDVFLSFRGQDSRHGFVSHLYEALHLKGIHTFINDKPRGEEISEELLKTIENSMMSIIIFSKNYASSTWCLDELVKIVECKKNDQLVRPIFYKVDPSELRNQNGKFRKALAKHEKNIKDNKKVQRWKIALQEATNISGWHYKHSSSKIRFIQGIVEEISNSKLNCKPLFVAQYPVGIDYRVKSILSDIESNDAHMIGIYGPSGIGKTTIAKAIFNRICDRFDGFCYLENFREKSRTNDGVIELQETLLFEISRDKNLKVGNKSRGINMIKERLFFRRILLVLDDVDKWVQIENLLGRCDWFAAGSKIIITTKDKHLVATLGKCFSTYEVKELDEDEAHELFSIHAFQSNKPKKDYLELATQIIQYAKGIPLALVIMGADLCGRTRPEWKNAIDKYKRISNKEIQKVLEISYEGLDEVVQNIFLDIACFFKGFSKMYVMDILDSCNLNPNYGIQKLMDKSLIRVDQYGKLLMHDFLQKMGKDIVRRESPQLPGKRSRLWRYEDVLNVLIENTGSEKIRGIMICSPESSKIQLEPKCLEKMKNLKFLMVSNVDICGNLEYLPNGLRVLDWCGFPLSSLPSNFRPQKLTILNMPESWVIMFKILERIQCRSLTHMNFQSCQYIRELPDLSNATPNIKQLNLSECVKLVEVHDSVGCLDKLESWDLTGCVELQILPRCIMMKSLKFLILYECKRVEWFPDIPKEMENLKFLSLAYTAIRVLPSSFGNLIGIERLDIGSYLYLCHLPTSIYKLQCLRKLVLHGSVKFPKDMEIGSQELCNSYGGFTKCGFLMLNFLKKLTYFHISEKCLLLGSENLSFQDGIMRFNGLDFLLIEDSKFLKKIPKLPESIRSVYAPNCIWLNLQSLRKLLLQFGRNLGLPPNMKCSGVKGNVLVDSHLHQIDYSSQLPLSKFFLIEEELRPTLDAYLIDFGERYNIIVPEKKIPKWFNHQSIESSISFWVGPEFPTFAFCIAFRLVPLKDIYANNDKCGSLCDDIISWICVVNILTNGHKRPFMRQPIFQCLKCDHLWFYGVPHSQLQQKFGDLMQGDRNHVEISCKISHWTSEFGNFAPVIARMGAHVECICPQNSIIIPNNS; this comes from the exons ATGGCTTTTGTGATCAGCAAAGGGGCCTCATCTTCCTCTTTCACTCACCAACCCAAGAACTTTGATGTCTTCTTGAGTTTCAGAGGTCAAGATTCCCGCCATGGTTTTGTTAGCCATTTGTATGAGGCTTTGCATTTGAAGGGTATTCACACCTTCATCAATGATAAGCCAAGGGGAGAAGAAATTTCTGAAGAGCTTCTCAAAACCATTGAGAACTCAATGATGTCAATAatcatattttctaaaaactatgCATCTTCCACTTGGTGTTTGGATGAGCTTGTCAAGATTGTTGAGTGTAAGAAAAATGACCAATTGGTGCGACCAATTTTTTACAAGGTGGATCCGTCAGAACTACGTAACCAAAATGGAAAGTTCAGGAAAGCTCTCGCTAAACATGAAAAAAACATTAAGGACAACAAGAAAGTACAAAGATGGAAAATTGCTCTCCAAGAAGCGACCAATATATCTGGTTGGCATTACAAGCATAG TAGCAGCAAGATCAGATTTATCCAAGGAATTGTTGAAGAGatatcaaattctaaattaaattgcAAGCCATTATTTGTTGCTCAATATCCTGTTGGAATCGATTATCGAGTAAAGAGCATTCTTTCAGATATTGAATCAAATGATGCTCACATGATAGGGATCTATGGCCCTAGTGGAATAGGTAAGACAACAATTGCAAAAGCCATTTTTAACAGAATTTGTGATCGTTTTGATGGATTTTGTTATCtagaaaattttagagaaaaatcaaGGACAAATGATGGTGTAATCGAACTACAAGAGACCCTTCTTTTTGAGATCTCAAGGgataaaaatttaaaggtgGGTAACAAATCTAGAGGTATCAATATGATAAAGGAAAGACTTTTTTTTAGGAGGATTCTTTTagttcttgatgatgtggaTAAATGGGTTCAGATAGAAAATTTGCTTGGAAGATGTGATTGGTTTGCTGCTGGAAGCAAAATCATTATAACAACAAAAGACAAACACTTGGTAGCTACTcttggaaaatgtttttcaaCGTATGAGGTTAAGGAACTAGATGAAGATGAAGCTCATGAACTCTTTAGTATTCATGCCTTCCAAagcaacaaacccaaaaaagattatttggaaCTTGCAACCCAAATTATACAATATGCCAAGGGAATTCCATTAGCTCTAGTAATAATGGGTGCTGATTTGTGTGGAAGAACTAGACCTGAATGGAAAAATGCGATAGACAAGTataaaagaatttctaacaaagaaattcaaaaagtaCTTGAAATAAGTTACGAAGGATTGGATGAAGTTgtacaaaatattttccttgatattgcatgtttctttaaGGGATTTTCGAAGATGTATGTTATGGATATATTGGACTCTTGCAATTTGAATCCAAATTATGGAATTCAAAAACTTATGGATAAGTCCCTAATAAGGGTTGATCAATATGGCAAATTGTTGATGCATGATTTTCTACAAAAAATGGGTAAGGACATTGTTCGACGGGAATCACCACAACTACCTGGAAAGCGTAGCAGGCTATGGCGTTATGAGGATGTTCTTAATGTGCTAATTGAAAATACG GGGTCGGAAAAAATTAGAGGCATAATGATATGCTCACCTGAATCATCAAAGATTCAATTAGAGCCTAAATGTCTTGAGAAGATGAAAAATCTCAAGTTCCTTATGGTTAGTAATGTAGACATTTGTGGAAATCTTGAATATCTTCCCAACGGATTAAGGGTACTTGATTGGTGTGGATTTCCTTTATCTTCCTTACCATCCAATTTTCGTCCTCAAAAACTCACTATTCTTAACATGCCAGAAAGTTGGGTTATAATGTTCAAGATTCTCGag agGATACAGTGTAGAAGCTTGACACACATGAATTTCCAATCCTGTCAATATATTAGGGAATTACCCGACTTATCGAATGCCACCCCAAACATAAAGCAATTGAATCTcagtgaatgtgtaaaattagtCGAGGTTCATGATTCTGTTGGATGTCTTGATAAGCTTGAAAGCTGGGACCTTACAGGTTGCGTTGAACTTCAAATTCTTCCAAGATGCATCATGATGAAAtctcttaaatttttaattctttatgaGTGCAAAAGGGTTGAGTGGTTCCCTGATATTCcaaaagaaatggaaaatttaAAGTTTCTAAGTTTGGCATACACTGCCATTAGAGTGCTTCCTTCATCATTTGGGAATCTCATTGGGATTGAACGATTAGATATAGGTTCCTATTTATATTTGTGTCATCTTCCAACTAGCATCTATAAATTGCAATGTCTTCGCAAACTCGTTCTTCATGGCAGTGTCAAATTTCCGAAGGACATGGAGATTGGTAGTCAAGAACTATGCAATTCTTATGGTGGTTTTACAAAATGTGGATTTCTGATgttgaattttctaaaaaaattgacttatTTCCACATCTCAGAGAAATGTTTATTATTAGGAAGTGAAAATTTGAGCTTCCAAGATGGCATTATgagatttaatggtttagattttcTTCTAATTGAGGATTCCAAGTTCCTTAAGAAAATTCCAAAGCTTCCAGAAAGTATTAGATCTGTGTATGCACCAAATTGCATCTGGTTGAATTTACAATCATTAAGAAAATTACTGCTTCag TTTGGAAGAAATTTAGGGCTTCCACCAAATATGAAATGTTCAGGTGTGAAAGGCAACGTATTAGTGGATTCGCATTTACATCAGATTGATTACTCTTCCCAGCTCCCCCTCTCCAAGTTCTTCCTGATTGAAGAAGAGTTACGTCCAACTCTAGATGCGTATCTGATTGATTttggagagagatataatattaTAGTACCAGAAAAGAAGATTCCAAAGTGGTTTAACCATCAAAGCATTGAAAGTTCCATATCATTTTGGGTTGGTCCAGAATTTCCAACATTTGCCTTCTGTATTGCTTTTCGTCTAGTTCCATTGAAGGACATTTATGCTAATAATGATAAGTGCGGTTCTCTTTGTGATGATATAATCAGTTGGATTTGTGTTGTCAACATTTTAACCAATGGTCATAAGCGACCTTTCATGCGGCAGCCGATCTTTCAGTGTCTGAAGTGTGATCATTTGTGGTTTTATGGTGTGCCTCATAGCCAATTACAGCAGAAATTTGGAGACTTGATGCAAGGCGATCGGAATCATGTTGAAATTTCATGTAAAATCTCTCACTGGACAAGtgaatttggaaattttgcTCCTGTCATTGCAAGGATGGGGGCACATGTGGAATGCATTTGTCCTCAAAATTCCATTATCATCCCTAACAACTCTTAA
- the LOC142630962 gene encoding citrate synthase, mitochondrial-like, which translates to MRHHRPALASAGAAYRRCNPGLISTPCWKNSLKFQVDRYSTVLFGVSRNIWICSQLIWDRAVGLPLERPKSVTKEWLENYCKKAA; encoded by the exons ATGAGGCACCACCGGCCAGCTCTAGCTTCCGCCGGCGCTGCCTATCGCCGGTGTAACCCAG GTTTGATTTCTACTCCTTGCTGGAAAAACTCCTTAAAGTTTcag gtGGACAGATATTCTACCGTCCTTTTCGGTGTGTCAAGAAATATTTGGATCTGCTCGCAG CTGATATGGGACCGAGCTGTTGGACTGCCACTAGAGAGGCCAAAAAGTGTTACAAAGGAATGGCTTGAAAATTATTGCAAGAAAGCAGCTTGA